A segment of the Centropristis striata isolate RG_2023a ecotype Rhode Island chromosome 15, C.striata_1.0, whole genome shotgun sequence genome:
CTGGTTGTACATGGTACCAAATACAAAGTGTGCTTTAAAGAGTTCGTCAAAAGCTCCGAGGGTACTGGATGACTTGCACGGTATGACCTGCTTGTCCAGAATGATGAAGAACTCATGGATGGTGCTCCTCTTCATCCCAACAGCAAGAAGATATGGCTGAGTGGTGCATTTGATTGCATCAACATGTTCTTGAATACTCGTTCCACTCTGAGGATAAAGAATAAGTCAAAATCAAAAGTTGAAACTCACAGATTAAAACAGTCCCAATCTCTTATTGCCATCTGTAAAGATAATACTCATAAGCAATAACACAAACCTTCTTGAACACGACAAGATGTTTCTCAGCTTGGGCTGCTGACACCTTGCCTGGTCTTTTCCGGCCTTGGGCTGAAGGAGGTatcaggtggaggaggaggataatGGATGAAAGATCACTGTCCCAGCCTGTATTTGGAAATAACagcaaaatgtttcataaattgtTGCATACCAtgttataatttaaaaacatcattattttgaattacagctggaccaaaaaaagatgagaaaataaaacaggaaaagaaatCAACCCCCTAAAAAAGATAAACCACACTACCAAGGGCAAGAGTGTCATCAATTTCCTCTTCATCCAGTGTAGCTTCAGCACAATGGATAAGCTCTTCAAGGTCACTTGTAGAAGGGAGAGCCTTACACTGCTGAATGACTTTTTGCTTGAATATTGTTGGCCACCTAGATAGAGAAAAGGTTATTTATGATCAAAACATTCAAACACCCATAGATagtgagaaacagagaaaatccAAGTTAATGTACAAGAATAAAAACTAAGTGCCAAAAATATCAAGGAACCATTTTGCCATTGGCATACTAACATGGCAATGCCAAATCCCAGAATTCCCCACTGTAAGGCAAGTGTAGATGTgacacagaatgaaaacaaTGGCCATTTGGAAGACCTCATCATAAACCCTCAGCTCAAACCACTACTGTTGTGACTAACCTTTCCATAAATCTTGCAGCTACATCTTCTCCAAACTGCAGGATGAAATCTTGCTCAATCtgcaacagaaaaatgaaataccAAAAGCTTTATTAATTGGGACTGACTGGAAAAATATTACGTTTTATATTTAGCAGTTGAGCAgatacagtatgtatgtatacaccTAAATGTATGGATGTGCAAACAGtttaaaagtgtatttattcaattcaagagattgagagagagaaatgttgcTGTTAACAGTAATTCATACTGAAAGGACAATTAcatgttttaatgcaaaaattcaATTACCAGGCCTTTGACATCTTTGAAGCGGGGAAATTCAGTCAAGACATCTGAGGATTTCTCTCCATCGAGGACCATACTGCGACGATGttgaaatgtcattttcatCTTCTGCTTGATAGTAGCCTCGTCAGTACAGTATCTCATTAAGGCCATGGCCTCCTTGCATTGCTCTTCACTTAAGGTCATCTCAGGACTTAAGGAAGCCTCTCTTCTGGCTGCTGGTCCTCCAGTCAGCTGACGTGATGATCCTCTGCTTTCTGATGAAGCACTTCTCCTCTGTATAGTTTTGAGCCGCCATGCCAGATAGCCACTGCCACTTTCACCATCATAGAAATGTTccttcaaaaatacaaaaactttatTAGTTCCAGAAAAGCAAGATAGTTGAAATTAGGAAGTTATATTAATGTAAAACTGGATCATTGGTgtggaaatataaatgcatcattttcaaaatcaggTCTCTAAACAATTTTattagcacatgcacacaataaTTTGCTCTCAGTCTGCAAACTCTTTAAAAGGCTTACATATCCATTTTTCGAGTAGGGATCCATCAAGTACGGAAAGAGCTGAACTATGCCTTGAGCGTACATCTCTCTCACATTCCGTGGCGGGGCCGTCCTGACAAGAGTAAACTCAATACTATTAAAAGACATACTTCCAATGATTTCACAGCAAAGCCAATAACAAGAACAACATAAATGTTTTCAGCACAAAAAAGTTCTCGCAGACACAACCAAATTACCCATGTGCTTCTGTCATATCAGCCACAAGTATGTTGACCATTTGTCGGCGTGAGGAGTCGGTCAGACTTTTAGTGCGGTTGTACTCTTTGATGATACGGTCGCCCCCAGGTCTCCTTGTTAGCGCCAATTCAACCACCTGTGAAGTGGACAAGCCTTTCACAACTGACAATACATACACTCAAAAATCTAACAAAACATGGTAACTCCCAGAGTAATGAATTGCAAAAAAGATTTCCTACACCAACTTACACGTTTGGCCTCTTCATTTGCCCTCTGTCGCTTTCTGGGTGGACTGTCACTCTCCTCCAGTATGATTGTGTCATCTGAGTTGCAGGACACGATTTCGAGGATGACTGTGTCATCACTGCTACCAGTAGACAGTACACTGGAATTTGCTTCTTGGGAACTGCTGGACAAAGTTTCCTTCAAATCTGTAGTTCAGGAGAAAGAGACAGGACAGAATAATAcaaatttgttttattctttaacaataaaaaaagttgagttCATCATTCCATTCCATGAATTATAGTGAGCAACTATACCGTCATCAAACTTGATGGTTAGTATGCCAGTATTGGGCTGCTGCGCTATGTCAGAGAAGACCTCTGCATCCACCTCAGTTCCTGTTTCATCAAAAACCTTGACACCATTGACTGGCGGAACTGAGAACTTCAAGAAAgctatgaccaaaaaaacaaaacaagatttcAATCACTACAAAATGCTCATGATTAGCCAAGGCCATTctccaaaaacacatcaatgcatTTGTAGCATGGTCTGAGGAGCCAACATGCCCTGATGCTGCGAGGCATTGAATCTTTCAGTGGTGTACAACTGAACAACTTACCACCTAAACCAACCACAAAACTCAGATCTTAATTGCTAACCCCTTAACATTCCAATAGGGTAGCTTGCCAAAAGCAATTATTTagcaacaattattttcaataaaaaaaaaaaaatatgaacacacCAACACGCTTAGTTTTACCAAAGGTGTGTAACTGACAGTGCCATTCTGGGTACGACTTACCAGAATTTAAGAATTCCTCAAGGCTTGGCTCTTTTATCTTGACATATTTCTGACTATGGTAGATTCTGGTTTTGATCAACATGATGGTATCTGCAAAGACAGCAAACTGAAATCAACATTATGATCCACACCAGTACAAGATGACAACCTGAAAATTGCCTATTTCAGctttaaaaatcacaaacacAATTCAATTTTCTATCAAGTACATCAACTTATTACTTACCACCAGAGCACCACAGTACATTACAGAACagtctgaaagaaaaaagaagaaaaaattatgCACCTTAAGTAAACCTCATATTCTCAGAGAAAAACCCATGAAAGATGTATTTGTAACAAAGCCTAACTGTTTTAAAATAGTTTACCCCCAGAAAACTtgttgtcatggaaacgtgTCACTCATCTACTGTTTGGACCAGAGTGAAAACATGTGTCTGAACAGAACGGAGTGCGCACCGtgtgaaagcagcagcagcttaaaCCAGCCTTGTGGCGCTGCTGCTCTGGCTAACGACTAACAGCTAACAGCAGCTACAGACAAACACATATAAAGAGTAGACGCTGCATCGACTGCTGCTGCCTATTGGCGCTGACGAGACGTGGGGCCGCCATCTTGGACTGGTCACCCGCTCCACTCAGTGTAATCTGTCTGGCAGGCGCAATGAAGTGTCAGCGCATTTAATCAATAATTACTCAAtgaattcaaaacttatttttaCGAGATTTTTTCTGCAAATGTCATACATGTAGGCATGATACCAGACACAAGATTCAACGtattttaatattcattgtgtattatattatatatcatgtgTCTTTTGCAAAATACCTATCATACATAACATATATCACATACCAGAATATTCTATTACTGTTAAgctagggtgaccatattttgatttccaaaaaagaggacaatcggcacggcctcgagacacaaattcagacaggcttctctgaggttgatgaacatgctttattatgcttcaatggtgcaaaatcagtggcggttctacacaggggtctacaggggccactgcccctgtaaagaagcctttggcccctgctgtggcccctgtgtcaaattaataataaaatgatcaatttataacaatgaacaatgaaacaattctaaccttttttttgttcaaacaatatctcatggtacacaaaagaaacccagaatgtgtacattgtataatagtttaactctatggagtcttatggggctattttgtccatttttgaatccttttcatgtctttacatgtctttgtaagtcattttgtgtcttttttggacatttgtgtctttttttggtaattttgtgtctgttgttgtgtcatttttagttattttgtgtctttttttgtcattttgtgtctttttttgtcattggtgtcatttatgtttcttttttgtgtctgttttagttattttgtgtattttttttgtcattttgtgtctttttcaagacattcaaagattttgaatgcttaaatatcatctttgccattctttcatgtgctaatgtgcccctctgattaaacactggcccctcattggcccccacagtaaaattggtctagaaccgccaccgtgcaaaattaacttctgtaataaaataaaatgcaatctgtaaaaacttgtaacaaaataatagctctcgcagactcttttcaaataactgaataaataatatgaaataatgttctaaatatgaactcttctgttagaaaatctagcttcaacaatatatctcttaataactgcaataagataaataatagctgTTGTGGTGTTTCACAGTATGAAATGACATTGCACCTTGACCAACTCACACCTCGCacagcttttttatgtttttcggTGTCCAtgtgagctttgagatctccagcacctttattagacactgagacatatgtgccagctttgcacacggtgcactccgcctcccacctgtcccgaccTGGTCCCAACCGGGAAGGTACGtcggaatttttttttgcagttcatctgtgaagctgcacttacgcttcggcatttcccgtgcaatgctgctccgctgttcgatctgccctctgtctgctctgctctctgtctctgtgtgtgtgtgtgtgtgtgtgtgtgtgcgcgcgcgcgcgcggcGCTGACCGgcccacaaggcagcctcttggtaattacgtctcgcagaATTGtatgcaaagcgccggtcaatttacgtgcacgtgtactggtcctatgaaaaacagtgaacaccggacattttcgtgaatttataaaacccggccggacgccccggacagaacgtaaaaagtggacatgtccgggcaaaagaggacgatTGGTCACCCTAGTTAAGCCTACtatgaatattaaaatacaacgAATCATGTGTCCGGTATCATGCCTACATGACGTTTGCAGAAAAAACCCCGTGAAAATCAGTTTCAGCGTTATGATGCGCTGACACTTCATCGCCAAACAGATTACACTGAGTGGAGCGAGTGACCGGTCGGAGATGGCGACCGTATTTCTTGCGCCTCAGCAGCCAATGCGGCGTCCACTCTTTATATGTCTATGTCTACTTTGTATATGTCTGTCTACAGCAGCTGACTGAGTATCTTGGAGCCGCGGCTCGGTTCCGGCTCCCGTTAACGGGGGTCGACTCGGTGCATTGCTCTCAGTCTGCCGGTGAACCAGCGGGTCCAATGAGCATGTCCGCATGTCCGCGACATGTCCCGGTATGCTCGACCAAATTGTGACGTGACGCTAAAGCAATTTGCTACGgctcaaatataaataataaatatgactGCGCGAATTTTTGTCGtaattttactgaaataaatgtgCAAGCATGACACATAACACACCATGACAGCCCGTCCTCGCTGACATTAACGTTAcctcgtgtcttttttgttcagtttggTGTTGCGTGGTCAGCCATGTGGCTGCTACATTTAAGCTAACCGCGAccgagctaacgttagccactTGAAATTCGGTATTTGAAGACACGTACCTTACATTGACTAGTGTGGTGAATGACGACGTCCCTTTATTCTTATACAGATTCTACTTGAATGAAGAACAAAAACAATGGCAATAGTTTATCTAGAAAAACTTACCACAGTATTTCGATGCGAGGAAGATGTCGACGCCAGAGTCCAAATTCTCCGTTTGACCGGTCAAGTTGATGGGCGGGGCTTTTCagattattaacactgaatctTGTTCTAATAGGTGTTGAATTAACTCTGAGAGAGTCAATGACACTGACAGAGTAAAACCTCTGTTAACTCCGATTATTTTCACCAACACTGGAAGTTTTCTGGTTCAATTTTACTCTGTCCATTGTTGGAAGAACTCCGTAAGAATTAAAATACTTTGACACTGCATTTTTAACACTGGCAAATTTACTGTGTATAAGTAAATCTAATGGAGCTTTATGTGTAATGTGTTCAATTAAAGTATTTTGCTCTTAATTAACTAAAACCATTCGTCGGGCTGTTGTGGTGATCCCCTTATATCATTGAGATTTTGtattaaacaaatgaaatatttaGTAACAGTTAATATTGGCATTGCATTGTATGGATCAAGTGTATTTTTTCACATTGCtttaaaatacatgaaaataatgTCTCATTCCCTCAGTGTGCATATATTTCATTTGTTGCATTAAATGTTTTGGGTGATAAGTAACAGCAATGCTCATATACACAGTGTATTgtgaataaaacacaacatttttacgGCTTACAACAATACCATAGAGTTGTATGAGTCAGTACGTCCCCTGATACAGTCAAAAATGTATCTGAACATTACAAACTTGATGTGGTTATCAAAAGAACCATAGACAGTTCCTAACAACCTTAGCCCCACATCATTCAGATTCATAGGTGTTATGCTGGAACTTCAACAACTTCATAAGGATCACA
Coding sequences within it:
- the LOC131987179 gene encoding uncharacterized protein LOC131987179; its protein translation is MTLSEEQCKEAMALMRYCTDEATIKQKMKMTFQHRRSMVLDGEKSSDVLTEFPRFKDVKGLIEQDFILQFGEDVAARFMERWPTIFKQKVIQQCKALPSTSDLEELIHCAEATLDEEEIDDTLALGWDSDLSSIILLLHLIPPSAQGRKRPGKVSAAQAEKHLVVFKKSGTSIQEHVDAIKCTTQPYLLAVGMKRSTIHEFFIILDKQVIPCKSSSTLGAFDELFKAHFVFGTMYNQMLHNMYTFIQTTIYNIDIGQVQESPRVAEVRARLLH